A DNA window from Trichomycterus rosablanca isolate fTriRos1 chromosome 11, fTriRos1.hap1, whole genome shotgun sequence contains the following coding sequences:
- the LOC134323589 gene encoding uncharacterized protein LOC134323589, translating into MDGDKAQYSCLMESLKRRRRLGPDELRLIAEHDSDEDHEGMTIEEEDFMDMELLDEGEEEDEEEQDEQRDQPTTSYR; encoded by the coding sequence atggatggagacaAGGCTCAATATTCATGCCTTATGGAGTCTCTGAAGAGGAGACGGCGGCTAGGCCCTGACGAGCTTAGACTTATTGCTGAACATGACAGCgatgaagatcatgaaggcatgaccattgaagaggaggacttcatggacatggagctcttggatgaaggggaagaagaggatgaagaggagcaagatgagcagagggatcaaccaacaacctcctatcggtaa